From Apium graveolens cultivar Ventura chromosome 9, ASM990537v1, whole genome shotgun sequence, the proteins below share one genomic window:
- the LOC141685091 gene encoding uncharacterized protein LOC141685091 — protein sequence MDRDSGVEIGEILTLFSHSLEAISRQRDLKHYNFDFFDGLGDSVEHLDYFEQIAQIYYYNDLTKSRFFASTLKGGAQRWFSRIPSRSIHSWKELCASFLQRFRANKMHEMHMCHLETIRQHDNESLSAYMRRFQEGINKVSSLDEREALRIFRRKLDPEHNERYIVELINKESQSLAAAYSMDARFVKETDVLQRLGPKQESNSDQGPAKQPREPKQEPDWTPLNMIREEILKEVKDKPLYYPPKPMQTPPESRPYNRQCDYHVTHGHKTENCLSLKYFIEDQVKKGNMNKYLVRDSNNRGEAE from the exons ATGGACAGAGACTCAGGAGTAGAAATTGGAGAAATATTAACTCTCTTTAGCCACTCCTTAGAGGCCATTTCCCGGCAGCGGGACTTGAAGCATTACaactttgatttctttgatggTCTAGGAGACTCGGTGGAGCACCTGGACTACTTTGAGCAGATAGCACAGATATATTACTACAATGACTTGACAAAATCAAGATTCTTCGCTTCAActcttaagggaggggcccaaagatggttcagcagaatcccctCCCGCAGCATCCATAGTTGGAAGGAATTATGCGCTTCCTTCCTTCAAAGATTTCGGGCAAACAAAATGcacgaaatgcacatgtgtcacctggagacaatccggcAGCATGACAATGAGTCCCTCTCTGCATACATGCGCCGGTTCCAGGAAGGAATCAACAAAGTCTCAAGCTTGGATGAGAGAGAAGCTTTGAGAATTTTCAGGAGAAAGTTGGACCCAGAGCACAATGAGAGATATATCGTGGAGCTAATTAATAAGGAGTCACAAAGTCTGGCAGCAGCTTACTCCATGGATGCCAGATTCGTAAAGGAAACAGATGTGCTCCAG AGACTTGGTCCTAAGCAGGAGTCAAACAGCGATCAAGGACCCGCGAAGCAACCCCGGGAGCCAAAGCAGGAGCcggactggactcctctcaacatgaTCCGGGAGGAAATCTTGAAAGAGGTAAAAGACAAGCCTTTATATTATCCTCCGAAAccaatgcaaactcctccggAAAGCAGGCCTTACAATAGGCAGTGTGATTATCATGTGACACATGGTCACAAGACCGAGAACtgcttatcactcaagtacttcattgaggACCAAGTGAAGAAAGGAAATATGAACAAGTACTTAGTCCGGGATAGCAACAACAGGGGAGAAGCAGAATAG